In the Elizabethkingia bruuniana genome, CCCTCCTATCTTAAGGCCCTCTACATCAATTCCGTCAAAATATTGATTAGCGAAATCCTGAGCCTGCTTTTCTTCGATTACAAAAAAGCCCCCCCAAGGTCTGCTATCATCTTTTGCTACAATATTAAACCCTTGTTCTCCAAGTGTTTTTTCTATTCTGTTAAAGATTTCTGTTTTTTCAGTATTCATAATATATTAAATATCTCTGTTATAATTTTTCTGTTGACATAGAGTAAGGAAAATCTTTTTCCTGTGAACCTCTTTCTTTGTTAGGCTGTGCTTTCATATCAAAATTCAATACCGCTCCTTTCATTAATTCCTGGTGATTCAACCAGTTTTTAGAATATGGCTGGTTATTTACCTTTAAAGATTCCACATATATATTTTCCTGGCTGTTTTGTGGTGCCTTAATTTCAATTTTCTTACCATTCTCCAAGTGAATAGTTGCTTCTTTGAACAGTGGAGCTCCCAAAACATACTGATTGGTAGCCGGTGTTACCGGATAAAAGCCCAAGGCCGAAAACACGTACCACGCCGACGTTTGCCCATTATCTTCATCTCCACAATATCCGTCTGGTGTAGGTTTATACAATTTGTTAATCACCTGACGTGTCCAGTATTGTGTTTTATAAGGAGCACCTGCATAGTTATACAAATAGATCATATGCTGAATTGGCTGATTACCATGTGCATATTGCCCCATATTCATAATTTGCATCTCACGGATTTCGTGAATTACAGATCCGTAATAAGAATCATCAAAAACTGGTGGTAACGAAAATACCTCATCCAATTTTGCTTCAAATTTCTTTTTGCCTCCTATTAACTTAGATAATCCGTCAATATCCTGAAATACTGACCAGGTATAATGCCAACTGTTACCTTCTGTAAAAGCATCACCCCATTTAAACGGATTAAAAGGAGACTGAAATTTTCCGTCTTTATTCTTACCTCTCATCATTCCGGTAGAGGTGTCAAAAACATTTTTATAGTTATAAGCTCTTTTCTTAAAAATTCCGATTTCAGACTCAGGCTTTCCAAGCGCTTTTCCTAACTGATAAATTGCAAAGTCATCATAAGCATATTCCAGTGTACGTGCAGCATTTTCATTAATCTGAACATCATAAGGAACATAACCTAAAGAGTTGTAGTAAGAAACGCCTCTTCTTCCGACAGCATCCATAGGCCCTTCATTATTAGCACCATGAACAACAGCTTTCCACAATGTTTCAATATCATAACCTCTAAGTCCTTTGATGTAAGCGTCTGCAACCACAGAAGCAGAGTTATTACCAATCATTACATCTGCAAATCCCGGACTGCTCCATTCCGGAAGAAAACCTCCTTCTTTAAAGGCATTAGCCAGCCCTTCCTGCATCTCTACATTAATGCTTGGATACACCAGATTCAGAAACGGATACAAAGCACGGAAGGTATCCCAGAAACCTGTTCCTGCGAACATTCTTCCGTCTAATATCTTACCGTTATAAGGGCTCCAGTGTTTTATTTTATTCTGAGCGTCTATTTCATAAAGCTTTTGTGGGAAAAATAAAGTACGGTACATCGCAGAATAAAACGTTCTGTATTGTTCATCTGTTCCGCCTTTCACCTCAATTTTACCCAATGTTTTGCTCCAGATATCTTTAGCATTATTTTTTACCTGAACAAAAGACTGATTCCCGATTTCTCTTTTCAAGTTAATTTCAGCTTGATCAAAGCTAATAAAGGATGATGCTACCTTAGCATAAACGGACTCCTTTGCCTTAAGTTTAAAACCTACAATCGCTCCTGCATGATTGCTTGTAATCTCCAACTGATTATTCACCAGTGCATTATCCTTCCATGCTGATGTCAGATCGAAATCTTTATCAAACTGAACAACAAAGTAATTTTTGAAATTTTCGTATTTACCTGCTGCATACCTGGTTGTATACCCAATAATTTTCTTTTCCTTAGGAAGTATTTTGATATACGATCCTTTGTCTAGTGCGTCAATTACTACGTATGCACTATCTGTTTTAGGAAAATCGAACTTAAAATAAGCAGCTCTTTCTGTCGGTGTAAGTTCTGTAGTTACATCTGCATCCGCCAGATACACGCTATAGGAATAAGGTGTTGCAACCTCAGCTTTATGACTAAACCAGCTGGCTCGTTCATCTTCTTTGAATTTCGGCTTACCAACTCCCGGCATTATGGCAAATGCACCATAATCATTCATCCACGGTGATGGCTGGTGAGTTTGTTTGAAGCCTTTTATTTTATCTGCATCATAAGTGTAAGCCCAGCCGTCACCCATTTTTCCGGTTTGTGGTGTCCATAGATTCATCCCCCATGGCAAGCCGACTGCCGGATATGTATTTCCGTTGGACAGAGAATGTTTAGACTGTGTACCCATCAGGGTATTTACATAATCTACAGGTTTAAGATCTTGCCCAAAGGAGAGATAACTGCAAAGTGATAAAACAGTTACAATAATTTTTTTTCTCATAGTTTAACAGTAACAGGTTTTAGTTTTTCATTTTCAAAGCATAACTTGCTGCTCCTAGAATTGCTGCATCTTCAAAAATTTCGGATATTTCAATTTTCAATTCTATATGGTTATCCTCAAGAATATGATTTAAACGTTCAGAAAAATAAGGATATGCCTTAGAGATATTTCCTCCGATCACTAAAACTTCAGGGTCATAATATTTTACATATTTCAGTATAAATTCTGCAAAAGAATCTGCATATTCATCGAACATTTTGTTTCGAAGCTCCTCTGGCTTATCCAGTAAGTCTTTAGCTCCTGTAATTGTTTCACCTGTTAGTTCCGCATAACGATTAACAAACCATCTTGTCGCAAGGTAATCTTCACAGATACTCTCATGAAAAGGTGAATTCCACAAATCTTCATCAGTAGCTACAGTTCCGTTATAAAAGGTAGTTCCCAAACCTGTCCCAAGTGTAACACCAAAAATTCTTCCGTGCCCCTGCACACAGCCACCAAATACTTCTCCTTCCAGAAAAGCAGCAGCATCATTGATGAAATGAATCTGATTTTTATTTATTTCCAGACGGCGTGCCAGTTCTTCTTTGATGTTCACTTCATATATGGAACGAAATTTTCCTTGTAACATCAATGAAACACCATTTTCGTAATCGAAAGGTCCTGGCATAGCGATACCAATAAGTAATTCCTCTTTTCTTAAATCTCCTATAGCTTTTTCAATACCAGAAACCCAGGCATGGAAAATTGTTTCAGGATCTGCGAAAGAGTCTACACGCTCGCGGACATAAGTAGAAGTAATAATTTCATGTTTCTCAGGATCTACCTGTGCTAAGGTAATATGTGATCCGCCTATGTCTATGCCAACTATATTTTGCATTATTTCTTGACTTTATTTTTACTTGATAAATAGATTTGAGACCAAAAATAGATAAACAGAAAACCAAATACAAATAATGCTATTCTATAAATTACATCTCCGTATTTCACATAAGGCGTTTCTCCTTCAAAAATCCCTGCCTTCACCTGAATTGCTCCCTGAGCACCGTAAGGAAGATTCTCTACAACATCTCCCCTTACATTGATATGGGCACTTGTACCGCTATTAGCTGCACGCACAACTTCTTTACGCGTTTCTATTGCTCTTAGTTTTGCCAGAGCCAATAACTGTCGGTGACCAGGTGAATATCCCCACCAGGAGTCATTGGTCATAATTGCCAAAAGATTAGCTCCATTCTTTACATATTCTGTTACATACTCTCCATAAACGCTCTCATAACAAATAATCGGCGCTACCTTAGCCGTATTATATGGGTTGGAAAATACTTTTCTTTCTTTATCACTTCCCAATGATGCTATTGTTCCGCCAAAGTTTAGCATAGCCTCACCCAACAAAGGTTTTAGTACTGTGATATAGGGGAAACTTTCAACACCAGGTACGAGTTTACCTTTATGATAAGTTTCTATCTTTTGTCCCGGAACAATCTGCAATGCCGTATTATAACTATCTACCCACACACCAACATTTCCTACCAGATAAGCTGTTTCAGAAGCTTTATCCTCACTTAAGTAAACTTTATAAGTTGAAGCTCCTGTCAGGAATACCGACTGCGGATATTGTTTTGTAAAATCCTGTATCCTGTTCAGAACATGACTATAGGCAAAGCCATTTTCACTAAGTCCTCCGGAACCTGGAATTGCGGTTTCGGGAGCAATAAAGAAGTCTACTTTTCCTTTTGCATTCTTTTTGGCTATATCCAATAATTCATTTACAATAGTAATACTATCCTTGCTGTATTTTTCTGCATAAGGGTCAAGTTCAGGCTGTAACAAGACTGCATTGACCGTTTTATCAGAAGTCAGTTTTATCTGATTATATTTTACCAGAGATAAACTCAGCGGGATTAATATAATGGCCAAGAAAATCGCTGTATTTTTTATGAGTTCCTTTCTCTTTCTGGTTACCTGGAAAAGTCTGTAAGTATAGTAAGCAGCAACATTGGCTGTCAGAATCCATAAAGAGCCTCCGAAGACACCTGTTGTATCATACCACTGGACCCACTGATGCCAGCCTGCAAATGCATTTCCAAGTGTAAGCCATGGCCAGCTGAGTTCCCAGCTTGTGTGAAGTTTCTCAAAACAAATCCATAAGGCTACAAAAAATACCAACCCCAGATAAGTTCCTATCCTTTTTTTGTAAACATGATAGAACAGAAATACCAGCGACATCATTGTAGAATTAAGCAATGTAGGCACCGCTACAGCTATAATGGAATGACTACCGTCCGGCATTAGAGAATTGAATAACCACCATGTAGTAAGTATATTCCAGATGAAAAAGCTTAGAAAGCTAAATCCAAATACTGCAAGTTTTTTCCTTTTTACTGTACTAAAGTTAGTAAGATGATGCTCCAGCAGCATGAGTGGAACAAAAGCAATGAATATAAATACAGGTATTCCGTGAGCGGGCCACGATATTGCGAACAACAATCCGCTAAGTACGGATAGGGATAAATATTTAAGCATAGATTTTAATCTTCACAAATTTAAAAAACTGTCTGAATTATTTTACCGCAAAGTCTGTAAAGATTTTATGAAATAATTCATTATTTTTCAGGACGTTGATATATTAACGTGAACTCGAAACTGTTTTTCTAACAAAAGATTTATTGTAAAACTGCAAAATCCGTTATTTGTAATTGTTTTTAAACCAAAAAAACATGATTTTACCGCAAGGAACGCAAAAAATTTTTCATTTATTAAACTCTTTTTAAGGTCGCAAAGCCGTTAATACATAACAAAGACCGCTAAGAACTTAATTTTCTAAATGCCTAAATGGTGAAAGGATTATCAGGCTGAGCTGAATTTATAGTGAGCAAGTTTATAGAGAGCCTGACGAACTAAACTATAGAGGCCTTATGTTATGCAAACTGCAAAATCGGTTATTTGTAACTGTTTTTTATAACCGTTCTAAAACAAAAAAATAGTACAAAAAGGAAATGATAAAAAGCCCTCTCTTTTTTGTACTTCTAAATATTGTTTCTTACCAATTAGCCTGTAATTGCTTCTTTCAGAATTTCATAAGACCTGAGCCTTGCTTTATGATCATAAACATTGGTAACAGCCATTAACTCATCTATCTGGTATATTTCAAGGAAATCTTTCAGTTTTCGCTGAATCGTTTCTTTACTCCCTATAATACTTTGAGAAAGCATTCGGCGAACCTGCATTGCTTCCATAGGCGACCAGATTGTATCCATATCTTTAACTGGTGGCTGAGCCGGCTTCCTGTCATTCCGGACGAGGTTAACAAATGCCTGATATAAAGTTGTAGACAAATATTCAGCTTCTTCATCTGTATCTGCTGCAATGATATTAGTTGCTGCAATAATATATGGTTTCGGAAATCTATCCGAAGGTTTATAGTTCTCCCGGTAAATCTTAAATGCCATACCCATCTGATCGGGAGCAAAATGTCCGGCAAATGCATAAGGCAAACCTAATTCCGCAGCCAGCCATGCACTATCTGTACTGGACCCTAATATATAAACAGGAATATCCAGCCCTTCTCCCGGAATGGCTCTTACCTGTCCATTTTTATTTTCTTCCGAGAAATAAGTATGCAGTTCAGAAATCTGTCTCGGAAACTGCTCATTGATAACCTGGGGATTTCGCCCCAGTGCCATAGCGGTATAGCCATCTGTTCCGGGTGCACGCCCGACTCCCAGATCTATTCTTCCCGGATACAAGGACTCCAATGTCCCAAATTGCTCTGCTATAATCAACGAACTATGATTAGGTAACATTACGCCTCCGGAGCCTACACGAATAGTATTGGTCCCCTCAGCAATATAACCGATCAACACAGAAGTTGCCGAACTGGCAATACTTACCATATTATGGTGTTCCGCCAGCCAGAAACGGGTATATCCCAATTTCTCTACATATCTGGCCAAATCCAGTGAGTTATTTAGCGTTTGCTTAATTGTATTGCCCTGTGCTATATACGCCAGATCCAATAATGAGTATCTTAATTTTTGTAAAGTCATTTCTTTAAAATTTTAGATTTAATGCCTGAAATTTTATTTTCTGTTATCTAACTTTTATTTTTCATATTTATGATTGAAATGATTCCATAGAATCCTGATTTCATGAAATTCAAATTCATCCGGTAATGCTTTCTTCCAGTCCGAAAGATTATCGAAAGCCTCTTCACGGTATTGATCTTCAAATATTCTAATTCTTTTTCTGTCAAAGATTCGCTCCATATCGACAAGCCCTAATTCAGCCATCTTTGCAAGATGTCCATATACAGTAGACGTTACCAGCCCTCTTTCTTTAGCAATCTCACCCGGTGTTTTTCCTTCTTCAAATAGCTGAAAGGTGATAATATGTGTAGGCTTTTTCATCATTTTAGCCGAAGTATCCAATTCTTTTTCTTTATCAAACAAAGGAACATCCAGCAAATAAGATTCTTTCAGCCTGTCAATATATTCTTCCAGATCATCTATAAACGATTTCACTTCTTCATTATACGCCTTTAATCCTTTCACTCCTTTTGTCTCAGAGTAATAATCTTTTAATGGCAGTAAAAACTGTTCTGCCACGTTTGTATAAAAGAAATTTACAGCTCCTTTACATTTCTCTTCAATCTCCAGCCATTTGATATTTCCGGCAATGAAACTTTTGGATTTTTGCTGAATAAACCTTTTAAATTTCTCAGATATACCGAAAAGCTTTTCGGTTTCTATTTTAAAAATCTGTGAAAGATTCTTCACTTTTTCCTGATCCAGCCCTTTAGCAGAAAGTGCAGATGCCATCCATGTAATTGCGGAGTCTTTCAGCCAGGCTGCATCTATTGTCATCTGAACCTTATGCAGCGTATAATCATATTTTTCCTGCTCCAGAATCTGCTCCAGAATATCATTGGCATTGGTTGATTTTTGGAAATTTTCAATCCTGTGATCACTAAATATAACTTCCGGAGTTATTTTCGATTTCAGCACAATTCCTTCCAATGTACGACAGCGGCTAAGCGCCACATATACCTGTCCGCTAGCAAAAGATTTACCTGCATCTATTATCACACGATCGAAAGTAAGTCCCTGGCTCTTATGTATTGTAACAGCCCAAGCCAGACGTATCGGATACTGCTCAAAACTACCCAATACTTCTTCCTTAATATTCTTTTCTTCGTCCAGAGAATATTTTTTCTGTTCCCAGGTTTCTTTCGTCAGCGTTATTTCCTCTTCTGTACCATCCAGCACGGCTTTTATAACATCTTCATCGATATAGGAAATCTCAGCAAGTTTACCATTATAAAATTTCTTCTCCGGAGAAGTGTCATTCCTGATAAACATAATCTGAGCCCCTACTTTCAGCTCCAAAACTTCTTCATTGGGAAACTGGCTTTCGCTAAAGCTTCCTACAACGGCTGCTTTGTAGAATTTGGTTTTACCGCCTAGTTCAGACAGTCTTTTCTGGTTGATATTATCAGCTATCCGGTTATGCGAACACAGGTAGATGTATGCTTCATCTTTTGGTTCAAAATCCGGTTCGTATCGGGAATTTAATCTTTCAA is a window encoding:
- a CDS encoding ROK family protein gives rise to the protein MQNIVGIDIGGSHITLAQVDPEKHEIITSTYVRERVDSFADPETIFHAWVSGIEKAIGDLRKEELLIGIAMPGPFDYENGVSLMLQGKFRSIYEVNIKEELARRLEINKNQIHFINDAAAFLEGEVFGGCVQGHGRIFGVTLGTGLGTTFYNGTVATDEDLWNSPFHESICEDYLATRWFVNRYAELTGETITGAKDLLDKPEELRNKMFDEYADSFAEFILKYVKYYDPEVLVIGGNISKAYPYFSERLNHILEDNHIELKIEISEIFEDAAILGAASYALKMKN
- the lnt gene encoding apolipoprotein N-acyltransferase — encoded protein: MLKYLSLSVLSGLLFAISWPAHGIPVFIFIAFVPLMLLEHHLTNFSTVKRKKLAVFGFSFLSFFIWNILTTWWLFNSLMPDGSHSIIAVAVPTLLNSTMMSLVFLFYHVYKKRIGTYLGLVFFVALWICFEKLHTSWELSWPWLTLGNAFAGWHQWVQWYDTTGVFGGSLWILTANVAAYYTYRLFQVTRKRKELIKNTAIFLAIILIPLSLSLVKYNQIKLTSDKTVNAVLLQPELDPYAEKYSKDSITIVNELLDIAKKNAKGKVDFFIAPETAIPGSGGLSENGFAYSHVLNRIQDFTKQYPQSVFLTGASTYKVYLSEDKASETAYLVGNVGVWVDSYNTALQIVPGQKIETYHKGKLVPGVESFPYITVLKPLLGEAMLNFGGTIASLGSDKERKVFSNPYNTAKVAPIICYESVYGEYVTEYVKNGANLLAIMTNDSWWGYSPGHRQLLALAKLRAIETRKEVVRAANSGTSAHINVRGDVVENLPYGAQGAIQVKAGIFEGETPYVKYGDVIYRIALFVFGFLFIYFWSQIYLSSKNKVKK
- a CDS encoding helix-turn-helix domain-containing protein → MKLFHSLEALVELLEHTNRSVFLTGKAGTGKTTFLNNFVKNTRKKHIVVAPTGIAAINAGGVTIHSLFTIPPRTFVPTTEHIDRNLAMNINDLFPHFKYRKDKLKLFREIELIIIDEVSMLRADVLDMMDHSLRHVRRNQLPFGGAQLLLIGDLYQLPPVVRDDSERILSRFYNSPFFFSAKALQEVPLVTVELMKVYRQQDEEFLEILNAVRDADVRGLDFERLNSRYEPDFEPKDEAYIYLCSHNRIADNINQKRLSELGGKTKFYKAAVVGSFSESQFPNEEVLELKVGAQIMFIRNDTSPEKKFYNGKLAEISYIDEDVIKAVLDGTEEEITLTKETWEQKKYSLDEEKNIKEEVLGSFEQYPIRLAWAVTIHKSQGLTFDRVIIDAGKSFASGQVYVALSRCRTLEGIVLKSKITPEVIFSDHRIENFQKSTNANDILEQILEQEKYDYTLHKVQMTIDAAWLKDSAITWMASALSAKGLDQEKVKNLSQIFKIETEKLFGISEKFKRFIQQKSKSFIAGNIKWLEIEEKCKGAVNFFYTNVAEQFLLPLKDYYSETKGVKGLKAYNEEVKSFIDDLEEYIDRLKESYLLDVPLFDKEKELDTSAKMMKKPTHIITFQLFEEGKTPGEIAKERGLVTSTVYGHLAKMAELGLVDMERIFDRKRIRIFEDQYREEAFDNLSDWKKALPDEFEFHEIRILWNHFNHKYEK
- a CDS encoding GH92 family glycosyl hydrolase yields the protein MRKKIIVTVLSLCSYLSFGQDLKPVDYVNTLMGTQSKHSLSNGNTYPAVGLPWGMNLWTPQTGKMGDGWAYTYDADKIKGFKQTHQPSPWMNDYGAFAIMPGVGKPKFKEDERASWFSHKAEVATPYSYSVYLADADVTTELTPTERAAYFKFDFPKTDSAYVVIDALDKGSYIKILPKEKKIIGYTTRYAAGKYENFKNYFVVQFDKDFDLTSAWKDNALVNNQLEITSNHAGAIVGFKLKAKESVYAKVASSFISFDQAEINLKREIGNQSFVQVKNNAKDIWSKTLGKIEVKGGTDEQYRTFYSAMYRTLFFPQKLYEIDAQNKIKHWSPYNGKILDGRMFAGTGFWDTFRALYPFLNLVYPSINVEMQEGLANAFKEGGFLPEWSSPGFADVMIGNNSASVVADAYIKGLRGYDIETLWKAVVHGANNEGPMDAVGRRGVSYYNSLGYVPYDVQINENAARTLEYAYDDFAIYQLGKALGKPESEIGIFKKRAYNYKNVFDTSTGMMRGKNKDGKFQSPFNPFKWGDAFTEGNSWHYTWSVFQDIDGLSKLIGGKKKFEAKLDEVFSLPPVFDDSYYGSVIHEIREMQIMNMGQYAHGNQPIQHMIYLYNYAGAPYKTQYWTRQVINKLYKPTPDGYCGDEDNGQTSAWYVFSALGFYPVTPATNQYVLGAPLFKEATIHLENGKKIEIKAPQNSQENIYVESLKVNNQPYSKNWLNHQELMKGAVLNFDMKAQPNKERGSQEKDFPYSMSTEKL
- a CDS encoding LLM class flavin-dependent oxidoreductase, coding for MTLQKLRYSLLDLAYIAQGNTIKQTLNNSLDLARYVEKLGYTRFWLAEHHNMVSIASSATSVLIGYIAEGTNTIRVGSGGVMLPNHSSLIIAEQFGTLESLYPGRIDLGVGRAPGTDGYTAMALGRNPQVINEQFPRQISELHTYFSEENKNGQVRAIPGEGLDIPVYILGSSTDSAWLAAELGLPYAFAGHFAPDQMGMAFKIYRENYKPSDRFPKPYIIAATNIIAADTDEEAEYLSTTLYQAFVNLVRNDRKPAQPPVKDMDTIWSPMEAMQVRRMLSQSIIGSKETIQRKLKDFLEIYQIDELMAVTNVYDHKARLRSYEILKEAITG